A genomic region of Castor canadensis chromosome 16, mCasCan1.hap1v2, whole genome shotgun sequence contains the following coding sequences:
- the C16H5orf24 gene encoding UPF0461 protein C5orf24 homolog isoform X2 — translation MMHPVASSNPAFCGPGKPSCLSEDAMRAADQFDIYASQQSKYSHTVSHKPMVCQRQDPLNETHLQTTSGRSIEIKDELKKKKNLNRSGKRGRPSGTTKSAGYRTSTGRPLGTTKAAGFKTSPGRPLGTTKAAGYKVSPGRPPGKKQQAFRCSSDA, via the exons ATGATGCATCCTGTTGCCAGCAGTAATCCAGCATTCTGTGGGCCTGGCAAGCCTTCCTGCCTCAGTGAAGATGCCATGAGAGCTGCCGATCAGTTTGACATATATGCTTCCCAGCAAAGCAAATATAGCCACACAGTCAGCCACAAACCAATGGTTTGTCAGAGGCAAGACCCATTAAATGAAACACACTTGCAGACTACAAGTGGGAGAAGCATAGAGATAAAAGatgaactaaagaaaaagaaaaatctcaatcGATCTGGTAAGCGTGGCCGGCCTTCGGGAACCACCAAATCAGCGGGATACCGGACCAGCACGGGCAGACCCCTGGGAACCACCAAAGCAGCTGGATTTAAGACAAGTCCAGGCAGACCTTTGGGTACTACTAAAGCTGCGGGATACAAAGTCAGCCCAGGGAGACCTCCAG GAAAAAAGCAGCAAGCCTTCAGGTGTTCCAGTGATGCCTGA
- the C16H5orf24 gene encoding UPF0461 protein C5orf24 homolog isoform X1 has protein sequence MMHPVASSNPAFCGPGKPSCLSEDAMRAADQFDIYASQQSKYSHTVSHKPMVCQRQDPLNETHLQTTSGRSIEIKDELKKKKNLNRSGKRGRPSGTTKSAGYRTSTGRPLGTTKAAGFKTSPGRPLGTTKAAGYKVSPGRPPGSIKALSRLADLGYGCGTAAFPYPMMHGRAVHGVEETSSEVKPPNE, from the coding sequence ATGATGCATCCTGTTGCCAGCAGTAATCCAGCATTCTGTGGGCCTGGCAAGCCTTCCTGCCTCAGTGAAGATGCCATGAGAGCTGCCGATCAGTTTGACATATATGCTTCCCAGCAAAGCAAATATAGCCACACAGTCAGCCACAAACCAATGGTTTGTCAGAGGCAAGACCCATTAAATGAAACACACTTGCAGACTACAAGTGGGAGAAGCATAGAGATAAAAGatgaactaaagaaaaagaaaaatctcaatcGATCTGGTAAGCGTGGCCGGCCTTCGGGAACCACCAAATCAGCGGGATACCGGACCAGCACGGGCAGACCCCTGGGAACCACCAAAGCAGCTGGATTTAAGACAAGTCCAGGCAGACCTTTGGGTACTACTAAAGCTGCGGGATACAAAGTCAGCCCAGGGAGACCTCCAGGTAGCATTAAAGCTCTATCCCGTCTTGCTGACCTCGGTTATGGCTGTGGCACTGCTGCTTTTCCTTACCCTATGATGCATGGCAGAGCAGTTCATGGGGTAGAGGAAACCAGCAGTGAAGTGAAGCCCCCCAATGAGTGA